The sequence AAAGCACGTAGCTCTGAAAGCCCATTGCGAGTTTCTTGCGTGCTCGCGGAGCAAGGTCGTTCGCTGCTCGTCCACCGATCGAACGAAGCTGCAGGCCCTGAATATCCGATCGCAATTTGCTTTAGCACCGCGGTCGAGCCGAGTGCGTTCGAAACCCCGTCGATAAAGAACATCGCCCCCATGCCATCACCTGCAGCTAAATTGACAACGTCCCTATAATGGAGTTTTTTTTCACTTTTATGTCAAGTGGAGGAAATTTCCGGGAGGGGATTTTAGAAGCCTGACATTTCACGGAAGGGCACGTATTTAGAAAATCTTGTCTATGGATTTAGTAGATAAATCTATTCCATGGATGTGTCGACTTCCAGCGACGAGACTTTCAACGCCAATCGAAGATCACTTGGCGGACGCAACTTCCTGTCTTCTTCAAGACTAACCAGGAGAACCCCATGAGCAATCCCGTCCTAGTCAATCAGATCATCCCGGAGTCTGATGTTGTGCCGCTGACCGGCCGCGTCGGCGCCGAAATCAGAGGCATCCGCCTTGGTGGGAATCTGCCGGACGCGACCATAGCGTCCATCAAAGAGCATCTTCTGAAGCACAAGGTCATTTTCTTCCGCGGCCAGGAGCATCTCGACGATGCGGAACAGGAACTCTTCGCCCGCCGTCTGGGCGACCTTGTCCCTCATCCCACACAGGGACCGGTTGCCGGGACGGCTTCAATCCTCAATCTCGATTCCAGCCGCGGGGGCGGCCGAGCAGACCAGTGGCACACCGATGTGACCTTCGTTGACGCCTATCCAAAATTCTCGGTTCTGCGCGGCGTCGTTATTCCAGAAGCGGGAGGCGATACGATCTGGGCTAATACTCACGCCGCGTATGAGAGCCTGCCGACGCCACTGAAAGTCTTGGCCGACGGTCTTTGGGCGATCCACAGCAACGCCTACGACTACGCGGCCGTGCGCCCTCGCGCCACCGCTGAGGAGAAAAAGCATTTCGAGGAAGTCTTCACCTCGACGATCTACGAGACCGAGCACCCGGTCGTGCGTGTCCATCCGGAAACCGGGGAGAGATCTTTGCTGCTCGGCAATTTCGTGCAGCGCATTATCGGCATGTCGAAGAGCGATTCTGCAAAGCTTTACGAGGTGTTCCAGTCCTACGTCACTGCCCCGGAAGTCACCGTGCGGTGGCGCTGGCAGGCTGGCGATGTCGCCATCTGGGACAACCGCGCCACCCAGCATTACGCGGTCAACGACTATGGCGACCAGCATCGGGTCGTACGCCGCGCCACCGTTGACGGCGACGTCCCCGTCAGCGTCGACGGGCGTCGCAGCGTAACCCATGTCAAGGCAGCCAAACCGGCCGCGAAGGCCGCCTGAGCGGCTGAACAGGAGAAATGATTATGAAACTTCGGATCGCCGCGGCGCTTGCCGCACTTCTCGCCTCGCTTGGCTCAGTCTCAGCCGAGGAATTGACCATCCGCTTCGGCAACCCCGGCGTCGGGCTTGATAACAGGCAATATTCTCATGGGGATGCTACAACCTACGCGCGGGCGCGGGACCTCATCGAGGAAGAGTTCGCCGCAGACAAGGACATCAAGATTGAGTGGACCTTCTTTCGTGGCGCCGGACCGGCGCTCAACGAATCCGTAGCAGCAAAACAGCTCGATTTCTTCCTGCTCGGTGACCTGCCGGCAATTGTAGGCCGGTCACGCGGGCTCGATCACAAATTCGTTTTTGCCACCACCCGTCATGAGCCGGTTTATCTTGCCGTACCGGCTGACAGCGATATCAAATCGATCGATGACGTGAAAGGCAAGAAGGTCGCGCTGTTCAGGGGCACAAACCTACAGCTCGCCACAGATCGCATCTTGTCGGTCCATGGTCTCACGGAGAAGGACGTCCGCTTCATTAACCTCGACACCAACGCTGCCGTACCGGCACTCACTTCCGGCAATGTTGATGCCGTGTTTGGCGGGCCGGAATATCTGGCGCTGGCGAAGAAAGGGATCGTCAAGATCGTCTACACCACCAAGGGCGACGATCCGACACTTGGTCGCAATTCGTCCTATCTGGTCGCGACCGCCTTTGAACAAGCCCATCCGGATATAACGCAACGGGTGGTCACCACTTTCGTCAAGGCTGCGGCCTTCGCCTCCGATCCGGTCAACGAGGACGAAGTATTCAATGGCTGGGCTGTGTCGGGCTTCCCCAAAGATGCCTTCGAAGCGGATATTGAGGGCGATACGCTCGCAAACCGCCTCAACCCGCTGATCGATGACTTCGTCATCGCCCGCTACAAGGACCAGGTCGCGCGGGCAAAGGCCTATGGGTTGATCAAGGGCAACGTCGACGTCGATAGCTGGCTGGAGCCGAAATACCTGCAGCAGGCGCTCAAGGAGCTGAAGCTGGAGAACCATTGGTCAAGCTATGACGCCAAGGGTGAAATCGCCCAGCTCGGCGATCTCAACAAGAAGCACACAAACTGAAATGTCGCAGGGACGGCCCGCGCCACTGGCGCGGGCCGTCCTTGGCCAATGAGGGCGATAGATGACCTTGACCACTTCGGCCAATCGGCCCGTAGAGCAAAGACTGACTAATTCATCGGGGGTGTTAGCCGACGTGGCTTACGCGATGACGTTGCCGCTTGTCCTGCTGTTGGCGTGGGAATTTTCCGCGCGCCTCGGCTGGCTTCCGGAGCAGATCCTGCCGGCTCCCAAGGTGGTATGGGCAACGATCGTCGAGTTGTGGCGTGACGGGTCGCTCATTGACCACACGTTCGTGAGCCTGCGGCGGGTTGCCGTCGGTTTTACGATCGGAGCGCTTTCGGGTCTACTTGCCGGAGCCCTCCTCGGCCTCCTGCCCGGGATTAGAGCATTCGTTTGGCCAATCTTCACCGCCGTTGCACAGGTGAACACGCTGGCTTGGGTGCCTTTGCTCGTGTTGTTCGTCGGCATCGACGAGGAGCTCAAATATGTCTGCATTGGGTGGTCGACGGCGATACCGGTAACGTTGGCGACAACACGCAGCATCGCTAATGTCTCTCCAAACCTTTTGGAACTGGGCCGCGTGTTCAATTTCACACCGCTGCAGTGGATGTCTGCAATCGTCCTGCCCGCCGCGCTGCCGTCGAT comes from Rhizobium favelukesii and encodes:
- a CDS encoding TauD/TfdA dioxygenase family protein, whose product is MSNPVLVNQIIPESDVVPLTGRVGAEIRGIRLGGNLPDATIASIKEHLLKHKVIFFRGQEHLDDAEQELFARRLGDLVPHPTQGPVAGTASILNLDSSRGGGRADQWHTDVTFVDAYPKFSVLRGVVIPEAGGDTIWANTHAAYESLPTPLKVLADGLWAIHSNAYDYAAVRPRATAEEKKHFEEVFTSTIYETEHPVVRVHPETGERSLLLGNFVQRIIGMSKSDSAKLYEVFQSYVTAPEVTVRWRWQAGDVAIWDNRATQHYAVNDYGDQHRVVRRATVDGDVPVSVDGRRSVTHVKAAKPAAKAA
- a CDS encoding ABC transporter substrate-binding protein, which codes for MKLRIAAALAALLASLGSVSAEELTIRFGNPGVGLDNRQYSHGDATTYARARDLIEEEFAADKDIKIEWTFFRGAGPALNESVAAKQLDFFLLGDLPAIVGRSRGLDHKFVFATTRHEPVYLAVPADSDIKSIDDVKGKKVALFRGTNLQLATDRILSVHGLTEKDVRFINLDTNAAVPALTSGNVDAVFGGPEYLALAKKGIVKIVYTTKGDDPTLGRNSSYLVATAFEQAHPDITQRVVTTFVKAAAFASDPVNEDEVFNGWAVSGFPKDAFEADIEGDTLANRLNPLIDDFVIARYKDQVARAKAYGLIKGNVDVDSWLEPKYLQQALKELKLENHWSSYDAKGEIAQLGDLNKKHTN
- a CDS encoding ABC transporter permease produces the protein MTLPLVLLLAWEFSARLGWLPEQILPAPKVVWATIVELWRDGSLIDHTFVSLRRVAVGFTIGALSGLLAGALLGLLPGIRAFVWPIFTAVAQVNTLAWVPLLVLFVGIDEELKYVCIGWSTAIPVTLATTRSIANVSPNLLELGRVFNFTPLQWMSAIVLPAALPSMFTGLREGLAAAWQSLVIVELFASFEGLGYLMIWGRQLFQLELVIAAMLVIAAIGVSLNAILEHLERFVQPWNSEALHGR